The Virgibacillus siamensis sequence AGAGAGCCACATAGCAGCAATCCGAACGAAACAAAGCAAACATTCACGGTGGATGATTTCAAAGGAATGACACCGGAACAAATTAATAAAAATTGGGAAAAGTTGAAAGGATGAATGATTAATGTCAGTACAAAATTTTATTCCAGAACTATGGAGTGCACGACTATTAGCAAACTTAGATAAGGCACACGTTTTCGGTAGCGTTGTCAACCGTGATTATGAAGGTGAAATTTCTAATCAAGGTGACACAGTACACATTCAACAAGCGGGTGATATTTCCGTATTTGATTACGACAAAGTGAACGGATTGAATGCACCTGAAACAGTAAAGAGTACTAGCCGTGACTTGCTTATCGACCAGGCGAAAGCATTTAATTTCATGGTTGATGACATTGACAAAGTACAGGCAAACGTTGAATTGGTTGATCGTTACGCACAACGAGCAGCATATGCAGTAAATGACATTTTCGATAAGTACATTGCAGGTCATTATGTAGATGCTACACACAAAATCGGTGACGATGCATCACCTATCACGATTGATGGCACAACAGCATATGAGCAACTTTCTAAGATGGCTACATTGCTTGATGAAGCTAACGTACCACAAGAAGGTCGTTGGGCTGTCCTTCCTCCATTCTATTATGAAGCATTGCGTTCTCAAAATAGCGGTGCAATGTTTGAAGAAGCAAAGGAAAACGGACGTGTAGGACGGTTGGCGGGATTTGATTTACGTATGTCGAACAACGTTGCACAGTTTACTGGCGATGGCACAGCGACATTTACCAACAGTAAGGTATTAGTCGGTCACAACATGGCTATTTCTGTAGCTGAACAGATCGTAAAAACGGAAGCATATCGACCAGAGAAATTCTTTGCAGATGCTATCCGTGGCTTGCATGTATACGGTTCTAAAACCACACAGCCAGATGCATTAGGTGTTATTGCAGCAGCAAGAGCATAATAAAAGGGGATTAATTTCCCCTTAGGAGGTATTAAATGTTTTATAAGAATAAGGAAACAGGCAATGTCTTTGGTGTAACAGATAAGGTCACATTAAAACGCGTACAAAATTCTATGCAGTATGAAGAAGTGGAAGTGCCAAAGAAAGAAAGCGAAAAGCCAAAAAGTAAAAAGAAATAAGGTGATTCTATGACACCTACTGATGTGAAAGAACTACTAAACAAGCCGAATATGGATGATGTGTATTTGAATACTGCTATTGCTGTTTTCACGGAATATGCAGGCGACTATTGCAATAACACATTTAGCGATCCATTACCTGCCGGAGTGAAATTATTCGTTGCTAAAGCATGTGAGTATAACTTACAAAAGGCAGGAGTAACATCATTCAGCATGGGTAACGTCAGCTATTCATATGAAACAGACTTTCCGCCCAGTGTGCTGAAACCTTTGAAGCCATATAAAAGGTTGTCATTCTAATGTTTCCACACAATATAACATTTCAGACGTATACAGAGGTTGATGACGGCATGGGCGGGAAAATAAAAACGTGGGCTGACGCTTTTAATACGGTGGCTCACGTTCAACCTGTTAATTCGAGTGAATATGTTGAAGCTAGGAAGCTAGTTAATCCGATAGACCACAATATATTTTTTCCGTATATCGCACAACGCATTGAAGAATATTTTATTTCTCCGGTACAAACAAACGAGCAGGATATGACGGTTAGCGGGAATATGCGGGTTAAATGGAATGACAGGACGGACAGTAAAGGGAATAACTTTATACTGGAATTACGTTCTAATCCATTGGATCAAGGCGGAATGGGCGAAATCATGATGGTAAAGGCTGAGTTGAAATGAAGTATGGTGTAGTTTCTACTGGTTTTCCAGGATGGGATAAGGCAGTAGAAAAATTCCAAGCGCGCTACATTCGAGAAATAAAAAGAATAGTAGCAGAAACAGCCGAAATGATAGCAACGCAAGCGAAGGCGTTAGCACCTGTTGATGAAGGTAATTTGAAACGTTCTATTGAAGTGGATATACGTCCTGATGGGTTGTCTGCTGAAATTAAGGTAACAGCAAATTACGGGATTTTCGTGGAATTTGGAACGGGTATCTATGCAGAAGGCGGAAACGGGCGAAAAGATGGATGGGTGTACTTTGCAGACGGGCGTTATTGGTATACAGAAGGAATGAAGTCTCAGCCATATTGGAGACCCGCAGTAGAACAAGGCGCGCAATATTTTAAATCAGAAATGAACAGATTGGGGTGATGTAATGCAGACATCACTTGCGGAATTACAAAAAGTATTATACAGCAGACTTTCAAACGATAACACACTATCAAATATTATTACTGGAGTGCATGATTACGTTTCAGGGGATGCTGTTTTTCCTTATATTACGATAGGAGAGCCGACTGTAACAGGTAACATGACCAAAACATCAGTAGGCGAAAACATCGTATTACCATTGCACACATGGAGTGACTATGACGGGAAAAAGGAAACATACGAATTATTCAACTATATATTAAGCG is a genomic window containing:
- a CDS encoding P22 phage major capsid protein family protein, with protein sequence MSVQNFIPELWSARLLANLDKAHVFGSVVNRDYEGEISNQGDTVHIQQAGDISVFDYDKVNGLNAPETVKSTSRDLLIDQAKAFNFMVDDIDKVQANVELVDRYAQRAAYAVNDIFDKYIAGHYVDATHKIGDDASPITIDGTTAYEQLSKMATLLDEANVPQEGRWAVLPPFYYEALRSQNSGAMFEEAKENGRVGRLAGFDLRMSNNVAQFTGDGTATFTNSKVLVGHNMAISVAEQIVKTEAYRPEKFFADAIRGLHVYGSKTTQPDALGVIAAARA
- a CDS encoding phage head-tail connector protein, translated to MTPTDVKELLNKPNMDDVYLNTAIAVFTEYAGDYCNNTFSDPLPAGVKLFVAKACEYNLQKAGVTSFSMGNVSYSYETDFPPSVLKPLKPYKRLSF
- a CDS encoding phage head closure protein, which produces MFPHNITFQTYTEVDDGMGGKIKTWADAFNTVAHVQPVNSSEYVEARKLVNPIDHNIFFPYIAQRIEEYFISPVQTNEQDMTVSGNMRVKWNDRTDSKGNNFILELRSNPLDQGGMGEIMMVKAELK
- a CDS encoding HK97-gp10 family putative phage morphogenesis protein, whose amino-acid sequence is MKYGVVSTGFPGWDKAVEKFQARYIREIKRIVAETAEMIATQAKALAPVDEGNLKRSIEVDIRPDGLSAEIKVTANYGIFVEFGTGIYAEGGNGRKDGWVYFADGRYWYTEGMKSQPYWRPAVEQGAQYFKSEMNRLG
- a CDS encoding DUF3168 domain-containing protein, producing the protein MQTSLAELQKVLYSRLSNDNTLSNIITGVHDYVSGDAVFPYITIGEPTVTGNMTKTSVGENIVLPLHTWSDYDGKKETYELFNYILSALHEPLKIGGSFLMLRRDLVNMRAFFDPGGAVHGVMEIRYYINN